In Synechococcus sp. KORDI-52, one genomic interval encodes:
- the pheT gene encoding phenylalanine--tRNA ligase subunit beta, which produces MRVSISWLKQLVQVNESVDDLSERLSMAGFEVDDVDDLSARAQGVVVGHVLEREKHPNADKLSVCSVDVGAQDPIQIVCGASNVRAGIHVPVAMVGATLPAVGLTIKAGELRGVASNGMICSLTELGLTEQSDGIAILDELDEALSPNGSPVAPLLGLDDTVLELAITANRPDGLSMVGIAREVAALTGGSLSLPELDMHPSTTPLNTELDGCFYSITKIEGVDGSKPSPTWLQQRLERGGVNSVNAVVDVTNLVMLEQGQPLHAFDADALEQLTGQPVDAKSFAVRSARDGETFVGLDDQNRTLDSRVQVVTCHDRPVAVAGVMGSLESGVTASTRNIWLESALFAPPRVRQSARALGLRTDASSRFEKGLPVEMTLPCSARASALLSQEFSCSESGRWVGGDGPAEAEPVLLRRSALHQLLGPLDAADGPENLDDTSIENCLTALGCQLSPHEQGWQVIAPPSRRQDLQREVDLIEEVARLVGFDRFEAHLPDPLEPGALTPRQQAERRLRQLFCSTGLQEITTLSLVPASEQEQRIAISNPLLADTSHLRTNLWEEHLQVCVRNLKASQRGCSVFEIGNTYSGSPEDVSQTAILAGVICGDRRLSTWATSGKPQAPDYFQARGVLTRVMEALQLELSDRRLTDDARLHPGRAATLVLEGRPLGCFGQLHPAMAEELDLPEATYLFELDLARLLDAATRSNRWTPFFKPYPTVPFSERDLAVIVDRSSAAADLIQAIRKAGKPLLEQVELVDRFEGEQLGDNKVSQAFRLRYRGKNETLTDDKIQPVHDKVRAALSKQFQAELRS; this is translated from the coding sequence ATGCGGGTATCCATCTCCTGGCTGAAGCAGCTGGTCCAGGTGAATGAGTCCGTGGACGATCTCTCCGAGCGTCTTTCGATGGCGGGCTTTGAGGTGGACGACGTTGATGACCTCAGCGCCCGGGCCCAGGGCGTGGTGGTCGGCCATGTGCTGGAACGGGAGAAACACCCCAACGCCGACAAGCTCAGCGTCTGCAGCGTGGATGTTGGAGCTCAGGACCCCATCCAGATCGTCTGCGGTGCCAGCAACGTGCGTGCCGGCATCCATGTGCCGGTGGCCATGGTCGGAGCCACCCTCCCCGCCGTTGGTTTGACAATCAAAGCCGGTGAATTGCGGGGTGTTGCCAGCAACGGAATGATCTGCTCCCTGACCGAGCTGGGCCTGACGGAGCAATCCGACGGCATCGCCATCTTGGATGAGCTTGATGAAGCCTTGTCGCCCAACGGGTCGCCTGTGGCCCCGCTGTTGGGACTCGACGACACCGTTCTGGAGCTGGCCATCACCGCCAATCGCCCCGACGGCCTCTCGATGGTGGGTATCGCTCGCGAGGTGGCGGCCCTGACCGGTGGCAGCTTGAGCCTGCCCGAGCTGGATATGCATCCCAGCACCACTCCGCTGAACACAGAACTGGACGGCTGCTTCTATTCGATCACCAAGATCGAGGGTGTGGACGGCTCCAAGCCCTCACCAACCTGGTTGCAGCAGCGCCTTGAGCGTGGTGGCGTGAACAGCGTCAATGCTGTGGTTGACGTCACCAATCTGGTGATGCTGGAACAGGGGCAGCCCCTCCACGCCTTTGATGCCGATGCGCTGGAACAACTGACCGGGCAACCGGTGGACGCCAAGAGTTTTGCGGTCCGTTCCGCTCGCGATGGGGAAACCTTTGTGGGTCTGGATGATCAGAATCGAACCCTCGACAGCCGTGTGCAGGTCGTCACTTGCCATGACCGGCCTGTCGCCGTCGCTGGCGTGATGGGGAGTCTCGAGAGTGGGGTGACCGCCAGCACCAGGAACATCTGGCTTGAATCCGCTCTGTTTGCTCCTCCGAGGGTTCGTCAGTCGGCCCGGGCCCTGGGATTGCGCACGGATGCCAGCAGCCGTTTCGAAAAAGGGCTACCCGTGGAAATGACCCTGCCCTGTTCGGCCCGTGCTTCGGCCTTGTTGAGTCAGGAGTTTTCCTGCTCTGAAAGTGGGCGTTGGGTGGGCGGTGACGGTCCCGCAGAAGCGGAACCGGTGCTGTTGAGGCGGAGTGCCCTCCATCAGCTGCTTGGTCCCCTCGATGCTGCCGATGGCCCGGAGAATCTGGATGACACCAGCATCGAAAACTGCCTGACAGCCCTCGGTTGCCAGCTCTCACCCCATGAGCAGGGATGGCAGGTGATTGCACCGCCATCGAGACGGCAAGACCTCCAGCGTGAAGTTGATCTGATCGAGGAGGTGGCTCGTCTTGTGGGCTTCGATCGGTTTGAGGCCCACCTGCCGGATCCGCTAGAGCCCGGTGCCCTCACACCGCGCCAGCAGGCCGAACGGCGACTGCGGCAGCTGTTCTGTTCCACAGGGCTACAGGAGATCACCACCCTGTCGCTCGTACCGGCTTCCGAGCAGGAACAGCGCATCGCCATCAGCAATCCGTTGTTGGCCGACACAAGCCATCTGCGCACGAACCTCTGGGAAGAGCATCTGCAGGTCTGTGTTCGCAATCTGAAGGCCTCGCAGCGGGGTTGCTCCGTCTTCGAGATCGGCAACACCTATAGCGGCTCCCCGGAGGACGTCAGCCAGACCGCCATTCTGGCTGGCGTGATCTGCGGAGATCGACGTCTCTCCACCTGGGCCACCAGCGGCAAGCCGCAGGCTCCCGACTATTTCCAGGCCCGTGGCGTTCTCACAAGGGTGATGGAGGCCCTGCAGCTGGAGCTGTCTGACCGTCGCCTGACAGACGACGCACGACTACATCCGGGTCGGGCCGCCACCCTGGTGTTGGAGGGACGCCCCTTGGGCTGTTTCGGTCAGCTTCACCCCGCCATGGCTGAGGAGCTCGATCTTCCTGAAGCCACCTATCTGTTCGAACTCGACCTTGCGCGACTGCTGGATGCCGCCACCCGAAGCAACCGCTGGACGCCATTCTTCAAGCCTTACCCAACCGTGCCTTTCAGCGAGCGGGATCTTGCCGTCATCGTGGACCGGTCCAGTGCAGCTGCCGATCTGATCCAAGCCATCCGCAAGGCGGGCAAACCTCTTCTGGAGCAGGTGGAACTGGTGGATCGCTTTGAGGGCGAGCAGCTGGGCGACAACAAAGTGAGCCAGGCCTTCCGTCTGCGCTACCGCGGCAAGAACGAAACCCTCACCGACGACAAAATTCAGCCTGTTCACGACAAGGTGCGTGCCGCTTTGAGCAAGCAGTTTCAGGCTGAGCTCAGGAGCTGA
- the rpmG gene encoding 50S ribosomal protein L33 has translation MAKNKGVRIVITLECTECRSNPAKRSPGVSRYTTEKNRRNTTERLEIKKFCPHCNKSTLHKEIK, from the coding sequence ATGGCCAAGAACAAGGGCGTCCGGATCGTGATCACTCTTGAGTGCACCGAATGCCGGTCCAATCCCGCCAAGCGTTCACCCGGCGTGTCTCGCTACACGACGGAAAAGAACCGCCGGAACACCACCGAACGGCTGGAGATCAAAAAGTTCTGTCCCCACTGCAACAAGTCCACGCTCCACAAGGAGATCAAGTGA
- the rpsR gene encoding 30S ribosomal protein S18, with amino-acid sequence MSSSFFKKRLSPIKPGDPIDYKDVDLLKKFITERGKILPRRLTGLTAKQQRDLTNAVKRARIVALLPFVNPEG; translated from the coding sequence ATGTCCAGCTCCTTCTTCAAGAAGCGTCTCTCGCCGATCAAGCCCGGTGATCCCATCGATTACAAGGATGTGGATCTTCTCAAGAAGTTCATCACCGAACGCGGCAAGATCCTTCCCCGTCGTCTCACAGGCCTCACCGCCAAGCAGCAGCGCGATCTCACCAACGCCGTCAAGCGTGCCCGCATCGTTGCTCTTCTGCCGTTCGTGAACCCCGAAGGTTGA
- a CDS encoding ribonuclease catalytic domain-containing protein has protein sequence MNNSVQPGDTVAVVLKGSPLLGRLLSIKGSKAVLSFGGQRRDQGLPLRDLIAIDPEHRFVNSDLPAPEQVQDSAPSARAVVEAWQLLETDQPGGLTRLSLCELGELVLTPFNLAGLAALWAWLHSNQQLFRWRRDRLIQPLPREERASLRRQRRAERQEQQHERRQLALLRAERALNDDERLELDPVWDERFSHWIQLLKDNPAAVGSDLDLQQWSTALSMGSDAADLRQWLIVRGLLDPNEPICLRGSVWSRRFASDLVEEANRLVALSNEELPGDEQRIDLTHLTTYSLDDAGTREIDDALSLERRDGMDWIWIHIADPNRLIDIDSPLDQEARRRATSLYLAEGVMPMLPLELAAGPLSLRAGHRCAALSVAVRLDDDGAVAEQRIARSWIRPRYGLTYGDGDELIELAPPGDEALSDLSGLLMLRMRWRRSKGAVMFDRPEGRFRRSDGALTLQVIDPSPSRLMVSEAMLLMGAVVASFGQKHSLPLPFRSQPAAELPSSDELDRIPEGPARDAAIKRCLSRGVQGTRALPHFSLGLEAYVQATSPIRRYADLIAHRQIIAQLSALAPMDEERLGEVIDDLDDPLRQSIQISREDQRHWQQVWFAEHQSTVWTAVFLRWLRPQDRLALVHVSDLAMDLVGCVSADDPAPGDVLELKVGRADPVRGELQLQLA, from the coding sequence TTGAACAATTCCGTCCAACCCGGAGATACCGTCGCGGTTGTTCTCAAGGGTTCTCCTCTTCTCGGCCGTCTTCTGTCCATCAAGGGCAGCAAGGCGGTTCTTTCTTTTGGTGGTCAACGTCGTGACCAGGGCCTTCCCCTGCGCGACCTGATTGCCATTGATCCCGAGCATCGCTTCGTTAACAGTGACCTTCCTGCACCTGAGCAGGTGCAGGACAGCGCTCCATCAGCACGGGCCGTCGTGGAGGCTTGGCAGCTGCTGGAAACGGATCAACCGGGGGGATTGACTCGACTGAGCCTCTGCGAGCTGGGCGAGTTGGTGTTGACCCCGTTCAACCTCGCTGGGTTGGCAGCGCTGTGGGCCTGGCTGCATAGCAACCAACAGTTGTTCCGCTGGCGTCGTGACCGTTTGATCCAGCCACTCCCCCGCGAGGAGAGGGCCAGCCTGCGGCGCCAACGCCGAGCTGAGCGGCAGGAGCAACAGCATGAACGACGACAGCTCGCCTTACTGCGGGCTGAGCGAGCCCTCAACGACGATGAACGCCTGGAGCTGGACCCTGTTTGGGACGAGCGCTTCAGCCACTGGATTCAGTTGCTGAAAGACAATCCAGCTGCGGTGGGTTCCGACCTTGATCTCCAGCAGTGGTCGACAGCGTTGTCGATGGGATCGGATGCCGCCGATCTAAGGCAGTGGTTGATCGTGCGTGGGTTGCTCGATCCCAATGAGCCCATTTGCTTGAGGGGCAGCGTCTGGTCTCGTCGTTTTGCCTCTGATCTGGTGGAGGAAGCGAATCGTCTTGTTGCTCTTTCGAATGAAGAGCTGCCTGGGGATGAGCAGCGCATCGACCTCACTCACCTGACCACCTACAGCCTGGACGATGCGGGCACCCGAGAAATTGATGACGCGCTCTCGCTGGAGCGTCGTGATGGCATGGATTGGATCTGGATCCACATCGCTGATCCAAACCGTCTGATCGACATTGACTCCCCCCTTGATCAGGAAGCTAGACGTCGGGCTACCAGTTTGTATCTGGCGGAAGGTGTGATGCCCATGCTCCCTCTGGAGCTGGCGGCTGGCCCCCTGAGCCTGCGGGCAGGGCATCGCTGTGCAGCCCTGAGTGTGGCCGTTCGCCTCGATGACGATGGTGCTGTGGCGGAACAACGGATTGCTCGCAGCTGGATCCGACCTCGCTATGGCCTCACGTACGGCGATGGCGACGAGCTGATCGAACTGGCTCCCCCAGGGGATGAGGCCTTGTCGGATCTCTCGGGACTCTTGATGTTGCGCATGCGCTGGCGCCGCTCCAAAGGAGCCGTGATGTTTGACCGGCCTGAAGGACGCTTCCGCCGCAGCGATGGGGCCTTGACACTGCAGGTGATTGACCCGTCACCCTCCCGCCTGATGGTGAGTGAAGCGATGTTGCTGATGGGGGCTGTTGTGGCCAGCTTTGGGCAAAAGCACAGCCTGCCGTTGCCCTTCCGCAGTCAGCCTGCGGCGGAGCTTCCCTCCAGCGATGAACTCGATCGAATCCCCGAGGGACCAGCCCGTGATGCGGCGATCAAGCGCTGCCTGAGCCGTGGCGTGCAAGGCACGCGGGCCCTGCCCCATTTCAGTCTTGGCCTTGAGGCTTATGTGCAGGCAACGTCACCGATTCGACGCTATGCCGATCTCATCGCCCACCGGCAGATCATTGCCCAGCTGTCTGCTCTTGCACCGATGGATGAAGAGCGTCTTGGGGAGGTTATTGACGATCTCGATGATCCATTGCGCCAATCCATTCAAATCAGCCGAGAGGATCAGCGTCACTGGCAGCAGGTGTGGTTCGCCGAGCATCAGAGCACCGTCTGGACGGCCGTGTTCCTGCGCTGGTTGCGCCCGCAAGATCGCTTGGCCTTGGTTCATGTGAGCGACCTGGCCATGGATCTGGTGGGTTGTGTTTCTGCAGACGACCCTGCCCCTGGCGACGTTCTTGAACTCAAGGTGGGTCGTGCTGACCCGGTACGCGGTGAGCTTCAGCTTCAGTTGGCTTGA
- a CDS encoding FAD-dependent oxidoreductase — MTKRDVVVWGGGCGGVAAALQSARSGADTTLLTPGPWLGGMVSSAGVCAPDGHELTCWQTGLWGAFLRELEMEEPSGLDHNWVSCFGYRPQTAERILQRWVAEEAKLEWRSHCRLEQVRSQQGRITSVEIQSAEGVETFVADVFVDGSDLGDLLAFSLAAFRWGWEAKEMWDEPSAPDQSRLESEAFFQQQPTQSPTWVVMGQLHGELAPNRASAIPRFPFDRSTASFGLEKTITYGRLPRGLVMLNWPLEGNDWHNGLDRCLSADVEVRAELAQEMQRHSKDFLAALEECSDGWITAGEAFPGADPSLALMPYWRESRRLMGRTTVTENDLLPISTGALRGPLPTDASGRCTSIAVGTYANDHHYPGEDWPLAPKSVRWGGRWTGTPFCIPFDALISESISNLVMAEKGFSVSHMANGATRLQPLILNLGQVAGLAAAMAVRQGCDLGDLSIEAIQSALIHEPQAPAAVLPIWDWPHWHPHWVKAQEQGLAHPEHLDAMGCLSGSGTTMLMPPGMNQAPHQFHEVGLSGVLTGNLQEGYQLQTPEGIWPLITLEAAIHRWLSASDHAGQRVSLRGVRNPWGPWVRITGVLDQAN; from the coding sequence ATGACCAAGCGCGACGTGGTGGTTTGGGGCGGAGGTTGTGGCGGTGTCGCCGCTGCCCTGCAGAGCGCCAGGTCAGGGGCGGACACCACGCTGTTAACCCCGGGCCCCTGGCTGGGGGGCATGGTGAGTTCGGCGGGTGTCTGTGCGCCGGATGGCCATGAATTGACCTGTTGGCAGACCGGGCTCTGGGGTGCCTTTCTGCGGGAGCTGGAGATGGAGGAGCCCAGCGGGCTCGACCACAACTGGGTGAGCTGCTTCGGATACAGGCCGCAAACGGCTGAACGGATCCTGCAACGCTGGGTGGCGGAGGAAGCAAAGCTGGAGTGGCGTTCCCACTGCAGGCTGGAACAGGTCCGCAGTCAGCAGGGACGCATTACTTCTGTTGAAATCCAGAGCGCTGAAGGCGTTGAGACCTTTGTGGCTGACGTTTTTGTTGACGGAAGCGACCTGGGTGATCTGCTTGCCTTCTCGTTAGCTGCCTTCCGCTGGGGTTGGGAAGCCAAGGAGATGTGGGATGAACCCAGCGCCCCTGATCAGTCACGGCTCGAAAGCGAAGCGTTCTTTCAGCAGCAACCCACTCAGTCACCCACCTGGGTGGTGATGGGGCAACTGCATGGAGAACTCGCTCCGAACCGAGCCAGTGCGATCCCGCGCTTTCCCTTTGACCGGAGCACCGCCAGCTTCGGCCTCGAGAAAACCATCACCTATGGCCGTCTCCCCAGGGGCCTGGTCATGCTGAACTGGCCCCTCGAGGGCAACGACTGGCACAACGGCCTCGATCGATGTCTCAGCGCTGATGTCGAGGTTCGTGCGGAGCTGGCCCAGGAGATGCAGCGACACAGCAAAGATTTCCTGGCGGCGCTGGAGGAATGCAGCGATGGTTGGATCACGGCCGGAGAGGCCTTCCCGGGAGCAGATCCCAGCCTGGCGTTGATGCCGTACTGGCGCGAAAGTCGGCGGCTGATGGGTCGCACAACGGTCACGGAAAACGACCTCTTGCCGATCTCCACGGGAGCTCTGCGGGGACCGCTCCCGACTGATGCCTCCGGACGCTGCACCAGCATCGCGGTGGGCACCTACGCCAATGACCATCACTACCCCGGTGAGGACTGGCCCCTCGCGCCGAAAAGTGTGCGCTGGGGAGGGCGTTGGACCGGTACACCCTTCTGCATCCCCTTCGATGCCCTGATCTCAGAGTCCATCTCCAACCTTGTGATGGCGGAGAAAGGCTTCAGCGTCAGCCACATGGCCAACGGGGCCACGCGGTTGCAGCCTTTGATCCTCAATCTTGGCCAGGTGGCGGGTCTGGCGGCGGCCATGGCCGTTCGCCAGGGCTGTGACCTTGGCGATCTTTCAATTGAGGCGATCCAGTCAGCCCTGATCCACGAGCCCCAGGCCCCTGCAGCAGTCCTCCCGATTTGGGACTGGCCGCACTGGCATCCGCACTGGGTCAAGGCACAGGAGCAGGGCTTGGCTCATCCTGAACACCTAGACGCCATGGGCTGCCTTTCAGGCTCTGGGACCACCATGCTGATGCCCCCTGGCATGAACCAGGCGCCACACCAGTTCCATGAGGTCGGTCTCAGTGGCGTGCTCACAGGCAACCTCCAGGAGGGGTACCAGTTGCAGACCCCTGAAGGGATCTGGCCTCTGATCACCCTGGAAGCCGCCATTCACCGCTGGCTCTCCGCTTCGGATCACGCCGGCCAAAGAGTGAGCCTGCGCGGCGTGCGCAACCCATGGGGTCCCTGGGTGCGGATCACCGGGGTTCTGGATCAAGCCAACTGA
- the metG gene encoding methionine--tRNA ligase, which produces MHYTLTTPLYYVNARPHLGSTYTTLACDALARFERLCRKEVTFVTGVDEHGQKIQRTAERQQLSPQDHCDRVSSRYRDLWKQWGISDDRFVRTTNPRHLKLVEQFYERVKASGDIVVGKQTGWYCVDCEEYKDDPAEAESPSCSIHRKPLEWRDEENLFFRLSRYQSAIEELVARDDFIAPASRRQEVRNFVAQGLRDFSISRVNVSWGLPVPDHPGHTFYVWFDALLGYLTALLDDGEAVSLDRLASCGWPASVHVIGKDILRFHAVFWPAMCMSAGLPVPQKVFGHGFLTREGQKMGKSLGNVLDPELLLERCGTDAVRWYLLRDIQFGDDGDFQQQRFVDLVNNDLANTIGNLLNRTSSMARKWFDQGVPPAGDASSADHPLARKAAETVSTVMEAMPQLAFKTAAESILQLAIAANGHLNDTAPWSRMKEPGQEAAVAEDLFAVLETTRMVGLLLAPLLPDLSDRILSQLGESLDPDNWSKQLNWGRLSSGSALPKPTPVMQRLELDEPL; this is translated from the coding sequence ATGCATTACACCCTCACGACTCCGCTCTACTACGTCAACGCCCGGCCTCACCTTGGAAGCACTTACACGACGCTGGCCTGTGATGCCCTGGCGCGGTTCGAACGCCTCTGCCGTAAGGAGGTGACCTTCGTCACCGGTGTTGATGAGCACGGTCAGAAGATTCAACGTACGGCTGAACGGCAGCAACTCAGTCCTCAGGACCACTGTGATCGTGTCAGCAGCCGCTACCGCGACCTCTGGAAGCAGTGGGGAATTTCAGACGATCGCTTCGTGCGGACGACCAATCCGAGGCACCTGAAGCTTGTCGAGCAGTTCTATGAACGGGTGAAGGCATCAGGCGACATCGTTGTCGGCAAACAGACCGGCTGGTATTGCGTTGATTGCGAGGAATACAAGGACGACCCGGCCGAAGCTGAGTCACCCTCCTGTTCAATCCACCGCAAGCCTCTCGAATGGCGCGATGAGGAGAACCTGTTCTTTCGTCTGTCCCGCTATCAATCCGCCATAGAGGAGTTGGTGGCTCGGGATGACTTCATCGCCCCTGCCAGCAGACGACAGGAAGTGCGCAATTTCGTCGCCCAAGGTCTGCGCGACTTCTCCATTTCACGGGTGAATGTGTCCTGGGGGCTTCCAGTCCCAGACCATCCCGGTCACACCTTCTACGTCTGGTTTGATGCCCTGCTGGGCTATCTCACAGCGCTTCTTGATGACGGCGAAGCGGTATCACTTGATCGACTTGCCTCCTGCGGTTGGCCCGCCTCCGTGCACGTGATCGGCAAGGACATCCTTCGCTTCCATGCAGTGTTCTGGCCTGCCATGTGCATGTCTGCCGGACTGCCGGTGCCGCAAAAGGTTTTCGGCCACGGCTTTCTCACCCGTGAGGGCCAGAAGATGGGCAAATCCCTCGGCAATGTGCTGGACCCGGAACTGTTGCTGGAGCGATGCGGCACCGATGCCGTTCGTTGGTATCTCCTGCGCGACATCCAATTCGGAGACGACGGTGATTTTCAACAACAACGCTTCGTGGATCTGGTGAACAACGACCTGGCCAACACCATTGGCAACCTGCTGAATCGCACCTCGTCGATGGCCCGCAAGTGGTTTGATCAGGGCGTTCCGCCAGCAGGAGATGCCTCAAGTGCTGACCATCCCCTGGCACGCAAAGCCGCGGAAACCGTCAGCACGGTGATGGAGGCGATGCCGCAGCTCGCGTTCAAGACCGCGGCCGAGTCGATCCTTCAGTTGGCGATTGCCGCGAATGGCCATTTGAACGACACCGCTCCCTGGAGTCGCATGAAGGAACCCGGGCAGGAAGCAGCCGTGGCCGAAGATTTGTTTGCCGTACTGGAAACCACCCGCATGGTTGGACTCCTGCTTGCCCCGTTGCTGCCCGACCTCAGCGATCGGATCCTGTCCCAACTTGGAGAAAGCTTGGATCCAGACAACTGGTCGAAACAGCTGAATTGGGGCAGGCTGAGCAGCGGTTCTGCGCTGCCGAAGCCAACACCGGTGATGCAGCGGTTGGAACTGGATGAACCGCTCTGA
- the lptC gene encoding LPS export ABC transporter periplasmic protein LptC — protein sequence MNRSEQSMLGRLSRCGLTAVLVASALLTACTTRRPVAVEPTPSFIFRALDLSQRSDDGDRDWDLKSPEARYDLTSRTIRARGPEGILYRNNQPHYRITADLATVLRDGELVVLEGSVQLRQLNQRGVTIAGDNLIWTPAQSRMVINQRPTADDGETQIRSRELAFEQDTELLAFVGPTQLTRVDEASDESTVVRGGSGSWNLSSGFLQVPGPVEAVRSDDRTLNASGLDGNTREGYIDLQQPVRLKLENDRGHITAGRTRWLFSEKQLRSEQPVQADLKNGTVSGQGFRLDQRSGTVVIPGNCRLQQPTETLTARRCSWNWRRERVVADGDVILRRTNPQQITRAARMEAKITDDGEVRFGQPGARVESTIKLNPDTQEKRRQPQVSF from the coding sequence ATGAACCGCTCTGAACAAAGCATGCTGGGTCGCTTGTCACGATGTGGTCTGACGGCAGTTCTTGTGGCGAGTGCATTGCTCACCGCTTGCACAACGAGGCGGCCCGTCGCGGTTGAACCCACGCCGTCCTTCATTTTCCGAGCTCTGGATTTGAGTCAGCGCAGCGACGATGGTGATCGAGACTGGGATCTGAAAAGCCCTGAAGCGCGTTACGACCTCACCAGTCGGACCATCCGTGCTCGAGGTCCCGAGGGCATTCTCTACCGCAACAATCAACCGCACTATCGGATCACCGCCGACCTCGCCACGGTCCTGCGGGATGGCGAGCTCGTTGTACTTGAAGGATCAGTCCAGCTTCGCCAGCTCAACCAACGGGGGGTCACCATCGCTGGAGACAACTTGATTTGGACGCCGGCTCAGTCCCGAATGGTCATCAATCAGCGCCCCACAGCCGATGATGGGGAGACTCAGATTCGTTCCCGCGAACTGGCATTCGAGCAAGACACCGAGCTGCTGGCTTTCGTAGGCCCAACACAGTTGACCCGCGTCGACGAAGCCAGTGATGAGTCAACGGTTGTACGGGGTGGCAGCGGAAGCTGGAATCTGAGCAGCGGTTTTCTGCAGGTGCCTGGTCCGGTGGAGGCCGTGCGCAGCGATGATCGGACCCTCAACGCTTCAGGGCTCGATGGCAACACCCGAGAGGGATACATCGATCTGCAACAGCCGGTCAGGTTGAAGCTCGAGAACGACCGTGGACACATCACCGCAGGCCGGACACGTTGGCTGTTTTCAGAGAAGCAGCTCCGATCCGAGCAACCCGTTCAGGCTGATTTGAAAAACGGCACAGTGAGCGGCCAGGGATTCAGGCTTGATCAGCGCAGCGGCACCGTGGTCATTCCCGGTAACTGCCGTCTGCAACAGCCAACTGAGACGCTGACAGCCCGGCGATGCAGTTGGAACTGGCGCCGTGAAAGGGTTGTGGCCGATGGAGATGTGATTCTGCGGCGGACCAATCCACAGCAAATCACAAGGGCTGCACGGATGGAGGCGAAGATCACCGACGACGGGGAGGTCCGTTTCGGCCAGCCCGGAGCGCGCGTTGAATCGACGATCAAGCTGAATCCGGATACACAGGAGAAACGACGCCAGCCTCAAGTGTCGTTCTGA
- a CDS encoding cofactor assembly of complex C subunit B → MPVPARAVLICALLLLGLTVTNASVAEAVTPDLQRAEVLAGMASVGLMLVAVLWTRANPRSAEKVALTGEQGLAISDQLNADQQQELAWGSHMFLTATPAASVLVLWRQQVVLRRGLISQEPFRPGAISKRAMERGQTISLVNSSLFPGREEFDAMLPSLPAILVCPMGEEGVVIVGGWSPRCFSRSDERWLEGWSQRLRTTLEAGVVSPVYPDSA, encoded by the coding sequence ATGCCAGTTCCCGCCCGGGCCGTTCTGATCTGTGCACTTCTGCTGCTGGGTCTGACCGTGACGAATGCGAGTGTCGCTGAGGCCGTGACGCCAGACCTGCAAAGGGCAGAGGTTCTGGCGGGGATGGCATCAGTGGGGTTGATGCTGGTGGCCGTTCTCTGGACACGGGCGAATCCAAGGTCAGCGGAGAAGGTTGCGCTAACAGGCGAGCAGGGACTGGCGATCTCAGATCAGCTCAACGCTGATCAACAACAGGAACTGGCCTGGGGCAGTCACATGTTTCTGACGGCGACGCCAGCGGCTTCGGTTCTCGTGCTGTGGCGGCAGCAGGTCGTGCTGCGTCGGGGCCTGATCAGTCAGGAGCCTTTTCGACCAGGAGCCATCAGCAAACGGGCCATGGAACGTGGTCAAACCATCTCCCTGGTGAATTCATCTCTTTTTCCTGGACGAGAGGAATTTGACGCCATGCTTCCGTCGCTGCCCGCAATCCTTGTGTGCCCTATGGGTGAAGAGGGGGTTGTGATTGTGGGGGGCTGGTCCCCCCGTTGTTTCAGCCGCTCGGATGAGCGATGGCTGGAGGGATGGAGCCAGAGGCTCAGAACGACACTTGAGGCTGGCGTCGTTTCTCCTGTGTATCCGGATTCAGCTTGA
- the psb32 gene encoding photosystem II repair protein Psb32, with protein sequence MSLFARRLLASLLSFGICLLLWAPPSIATSPAALGGTLPESLVIDDADVLSRASRGELESKLRSFDDQRVDARLITIRRLDYGITLNSFGEELLDIWSSPTGNPLLLMLIETQNKRSAVVADSDLEPQLPSSLLSSTARTTMTVPLRDGDRYRQASVDGLTRLATVLSGGEDPGPPQEIERVTLPTNIPTKAETEESDATKWVIILLVLGTIIPMATWWVFSR encoded by the coding sequence ATGTCCCTTTTCGCCCGACGCCTGTTGGCCAGTTTGCTCAGTTTCGGGATCTGTCTTCTTCTGTGGGCTCCTCCCAGCATCGCCACCTCACCTGCCGCCTTGGGAGGAACCCTGCCGGAATCACTGGTGATCGACGATGCGGATGTGCTCAGCCGTGCAAGCCGTGGGGAATTGGAAAGCAAGCTGCGCAGTTTCGATGATCAACGGGTGGATGCCCGTCTGATCACCATTCGCCGTCTGGATTACGGCATCACTCTCAACAGCTTCGGCGAGGAACTTCTCGACATCTGGAGTTCCCCGACTGGTAATCCCTTGCTCCTGATGCTGATCGAAACCCAGAACAAGCGTTCCGCCGTGGTCGCGGATTCTGACCTGGAACCCCAACTGCCGTCTTCTCTGCTCTCCAGCACCGCCCGTACGACGATGACGGTGCCTCTGCGGGACGGGGATCGCTACCGTCAGGCGTCTGTGGATGGCCTGACCCGTCTGGCCACTGTTCTCTCAGGTGGAGAAGACCCCGGCCCCCCACAGGAGATTGAACGGGTCACCCTGCCCACCAACATTCCAACCAAGGCGGAAACAGAGGAAAGCGACGCCACCAAATGGGTCATCATCCTTTTGGTGCTGGGAACCATCATTCCGATGGCGACGTGGTGGGTGTTCTCACGCTGA